In Mugil cephalus isolate CIBA_MC_2020 chromosome 7, CIBA_Mcephalus_1.1, whole genome shotgun sequence, the sequence CTCCATCCTCTCACGCTCTCTGACCGCTTCCTGTTTGGGTCGGGCGCGTTTCCACGTTAGAGGTCTGGGAAGCGACTGGGATCTTCTTTGTACTCGGCGGGGATGAAGAAAATGGACTCGTCAAACTCGTCGTAGCGGAACTCCTGGAAGGTGACGGTCGCCGTGATGGTGGGGAAGACGGGGATGTCTGCGAGGGAGGAAGCACAATAAGACGACGTGTTAAGTCAAGTGACGGCGCCACCTGAAGCTCGCCCGCTCGCACGCAATCAGCAGGAGGTCGATGCACGTACCGAGCTTGACTGGAAACCCGGGTGGAAGTTTCATCTGGACAAACTCTCTGAGCTTGTTGAAGTGCTTGAACGGGGCTATGACCTCCAACACGTTCAGTAACCTGGAGGCAAACAGATGTGAGCGAGAGATTAACAGCAATTTTAGGTTGTTGGGTGGATAAAGAATCTTTTTCTTGCAGGACTTATTTCCTACAGGCTTCTTTCTAGAGTGATTTCAAAGATTTGAAGAATCAAATTAGAATCTCGGGCCAATtacagggaacctgacagagtcagtgtgtaatatgtggcctcatGATTGggtcagcagcgatagggggcggggcctactgtgtgccggaggcttagattgatctctgaatgagtgaagcaCTGACTGATAGATAACGTCTCCTGCCTCAATTTacccttttactaaaatatgttggatccatgttaatgtatttatgtgggaaaagtgtgaaaaaattaatgtgtatacatatacatatatacacacagacacacacacacatatatatatatatatacaaaaatgtccaatcaaccaaaaacGTGAGAAAATGTAATTTGCCACGACACTAAATAATTCCTCCAGGACTACAGCACTGATGTCTTTCTGCTGATTACGACTTTAAACAGAACATTATAATAACAGAAAGGACGACGTATGTTTAACATAATGTAGGACAAAATGCAAAGCGGAAACAagtgcattaaaaatacattagcAATGATAAAGGCTGCTGTTTTATGGCTGGCTCCATTAAGGTTTAATATTTTACAGCGCTGCCTGTAATCCATTATAGGCGAAAACCAGACCGCCTGAATCCTCCCTCTTAATCTACTCAGTGTAGCAAGCAGTCATCACCTAAAAAGgcttttttcttacatttatttatttgtttgccaCAAGCTCTTTAATAGATTATCGTGAGTCAtgtcaaaatttaaaaaggcaGTTCATTTGGTTATGTGAaggttcatccaggtcatgatacaTCTAAACAAATGAAGCTAAAACTAAATTCTCGCCCGTCCGTTTTGTCAAACGACAGAATTAAATGGCTGCTTTTGATTTGATCGATTGGATTTTTAAGAAATGATGCCAACGACTTAATGTTTCCTCCAGCCTTTGAAACGCAAAGAGTTGATGATTCAGCTTCATATCTGAGGAACTGGATGATGTCACCTCCAGCTCTGTTACTGTAAAGGATCATTTTTCCTTTCATATGAcatttaattaagaaaataaagaaaatctgACAATAGAGTTATAAAATCCTAAAGTGGTGTCGGGATTTACACTTTAtacctttatattttttctgtcttattttaaaatggAGCAAAAAGAAGCTACtaacagaaacagacataatACAATGTCCCAGATGTTTGACATCATAGACAACAAAGAAGCTGTCGGTTCATGGAGTAACGTGTGATTGTGAACAAGAAATAagtattttttccctcttcaaaCAATCCAAGTGCACCCAAACATAcctgacaaaaacaataataataaaacactaaagtctTGTCGTCACATGGTGGAGCAGTTGCTATCTTCTCATCGGTGGCTCCCGCTCACAACCTGAGaaatccagtttttttttttatctacctGGCCCAATTATCTGATGTGAATTATTTCATCTCTGCGCCTTTCTACAATCCCATGTGCATCAGAACGTATTCACCCAGGATCTATCCGCAGCGAGAGCTTTGTAAATAGATCTAAGGAGGAAGGGATGTACTTACGACTCGATGCCTAGAGGGAAATCCTGGCTCATGGCTACAGTAGCTTTGAAGTTCTTCTTGCTTTCCTTACACACGAGCTCTCTGCCAAGATGAGGTGGCCTGAAGGTGGGAAGAGACAGACAAGCGCGTATTTAAAGACGCGTTTCATGCTCGACAGCTGTACGGAATTTCTCGTAGCTGCCGCAAATAAGTCGCTAATTACGGCGAGGACTGATGAAACCGGAGAAAATGCGAGTTGCTTACTTTCCGTGCTCTGCGGTTATGTACTCTTCCCATGAAATTGTATTGGGGGCTGGAGCTGTGAGGGACTGTCTCCTCACGGGCTGGGGACAGGGAAATATCAGCCAACGGCATCGTCACACTGGTATCAAGATTATTTAACCGATGGGTGACTCATGTCTTGGGCTCTCACCTCGAAATTCTGCTCGCTGATGCTGCCGCCTTTACTCAAGCTCTCCATGATGGCTTTGTTCCTCAGGATGTCCTCTTCGCTCAGGTGCTCGCGCCGTTTGCGCGACTCCAGCACCAGACCGTTCACTGCATAGAAGTCAGCCACGAAGTTTCCGACCCTCtcctgaacagaaaaaaaaaacaaaaaaacaagcagatgtTGGTATTTCATCATGACCTACAGCGATGTTTTTCAGACAGACTGCAGACCTCTTAAAATGGTCCAAGGAGCAGCCTGAGGGTGGAAGTGAACTAACTTTACATCAGGCTAAAAATGTTCTCATGCTTCACGCGTCCCTATCAGTCGTTAAAGCTCTGAGATAAACAATTACATGCGCACAGGCTTATGATGcgacaaaactttaaaaacagatatACAAAAAATGCTCCTCAGGCTGTATGAAGAGACAAGGGGCTCTGGTTTCTTCTGCCATGAAAacgtatattattattattattattattgttatgagCCCAACTGTGTTTAGCTCTCATCTCTTATAGTTCCTCTTAGCTTTGCTGAAGAATCTAggcaacacctcctcatccaaATGTGAGCCTTACTGTCTTATCCTCCCTGAAGAGCCAGCCGATCTGACTACGAGAGAAAGTGATGGACTTGGTGGACAGAGTTGCAGAATAGACGTCGCTGCTCATCAGAATATCCACCTCTTCCTCCGTCTCCATCTCTGACTCCTGGGGGCACAACAACGAGCGTCAGGCCTTGATGTTCGCGTTAAACGGCTGACGACACCGCGTGAAACGGAGGCCTGGTCGTAAAACCACCGGCTCACCTCGTGGTGTATTCTCTGGTACACCTTCGCTTCGTTGTCGAGAACCACGAAGGACTGGGAGGGCGCGGCGTCGCcgttgaaaatgaagctgagATCTCCGCGCTGACACTTCATATCGGTGAAGTCTATCAGAGTGGTGTCGAGTCTAAATCAAGAAAGACGATGGGAGCGCGTGTGAAGTTTGTTACGTCCCACTTTTAAGATCTAAAAGGAGATCGTGACCTGAATATCAACGATCTGCTGCGTTTAACGCTTTGAGAAAGAGCAACAGCCTTCATCTGGTCTTACCTGATATTGATGCCCTGTTTATAGATTTTACAAGCATCCGATGGCAGCATTCGGGACAGTAAAGGCACTGCAACAGACGAGAGGTGAATTCATAGAACAACAGGGGGAACAGAGGAAACACCGATTTATCTTAAATGAGGCTTTTAGGGAGGTCAGCAGATGTTAAATCCATGATTTTAAGAGACGTTTAAAATTAAGGCTGGTCTTTAAAACTTACAAGTTGTAAAAGTGTGCAGTACAAACAACTGTATAAACCACTGTTACTTATGTTTGAGTGAAATCAAACTCACCCCAGCTCTGGAAATCCCAATGCAGCTCCAGATAAAAGTCAccaagctggaaaaaaaaaaataaaaataggggATTCAAGCGACTTCATAGGTCAGAAGAAAAGTGCAGTGAGGTGATAAATTATTCATGTCAGAAATTAATATGCATCCTCAAGGGCAGGCAGTAGTCACTTATGCTAATCAACGCCTGCAGAGATTTTCACAAGACAATGGACTGAATGTTTCATGGTGCAGAATGGCAGAAAGGCAAACTGGTGTGACGGTGACGTCAGCTGTGAAACTCACCTCCCTGAGAGCTTTCAGCAATTTTGGCCTCTTGTCCTCCACACTCTCCCTCGACTGCTGCTTTAACTTCCGCAGAATTGCTGTGACTggggaaagaggaaaggaataAATCAACACCTTAGCACAGGGAGGACGCAGAGGacatttactattttatttcagGACTTAGCACTCTACATGCTCTGATTGGGAAACAATACAgtcatttacatgcacgtgaaaaaaactaattattgccttaatcggactataacaggagaacttgcatgtaaacacgttactccgattaaaattcTCATTgtctgattgagacacccacATAATGCGATTCAAttggagttttcaatcggataatgcgtgtgcgcatgctccatgACCGCTGCGCTGCCgttgtgaccccggaacaaaaacgtccaagaaagtcGAAcgcagatgaagaagaagagaaacggagccgtctgagggatagtgcagatcttacctgcaccagaagtagcgcgaacatcacgtacaagattaaaaaatgtactattatccgtctagttgttgtttgaaataccgGTCTGCTGcgtgaacgactctagtttattatatcacgtaataggtcagacggaaatcgggccgtattaacgcggtattaacccgctgaaaagacacgtatcgccacctagtgtggaggtaGAGAACAGttttcgattttcttgcgctgcatgtaaactgagacaaggactgtagtgagaaagtcgaattttgagcatagctcgattaagctctgcatgtaaacgcactgactgacgcAGTTGATTTTAACTTGTCAGCACATTTGTAGGCAGATAAGTAGCAAGAAATTAAACGCGGTAATTGAGGTAATTTAAAAAGGCAGGTCGCAAATAGCTGACTAAAAAGGATTGATGAGATTATTATCCAATTGTAAAATGTTCTGTTgagtatattataataattgtCTCCTTTATATCGGCCAAATAGACTCAGCAGCTCAAAGGTTTACCATATCATAGTttgattacatttaaatgtgtctcagaTCGACACATGAGGAAGAATTGCTGCTCTGCTTCGGCTATTTCCAATTTCATATTACTGCACGTGCACAGGCAGCAGGGACTGGATCAGCAGATATAACTCACTGGCTCATAAACTGACCAGTCACCCCTTAATGATATCAGACGGACCACAGCAAATCAGCATATTTCAGACTTATCCTGGTTCTCTTAGTCAGGGGTGGACCTGGTGTGGTCGTGACTGAGGAGAGAAGAGCTGACGAGGCAGACAACAAGAGCGCGAGCAGTTTACACAAGGTGCAGATGtgtaaaagtgaaaatgtgatgACGGGACTGCGGTGATAAGCTGCGGCGCTTAAGCAAACACTTTGTCTGCCTCAACCAAGTGAAACTATCTGCGTTGTTATTTAACCAAATCTCAAATCTAAATATCCTGTGTCACTGGAGTGTGACTCTGTTCGTGTCCTTGCTAATGGTGTGAATGTTCCCAGCCCCCATCCCTGCCCCACTGCTGCCTCTTCACCCTTGTGAATTATGTGACCTTCTCAAAGCAAAGCTTCTGGTCCCAATCCCAAGACAGTCAGCCAACCACAGCAGGCACAAAGAGCCCAGGCGCATACTAACAAGAATGAGGGTCATTTCTTAGACTAGCAGGGCTCACTCACTACCTCTACGCAGGCTGCAAGAAAAGGACGCTGATGATTAAATGATATATTATAACAACTAAGAATGGTCATCTTAACACAGCTACAAAAATGGATTATATATTATTGAGTCTATTTACTAGAGACTGTGACGTATACTAAATACAGAGCAATGACTGAATAGCATTTACTGGCTTCTTTCATTTGACATTTCACTCATTTCATTGGATGTCAAATCCAAAAGTGGAAGCATCATTAAGCGGGGTAGTGACCAGGCTGTGAGCTCAGGACTTCCTAACACTAAGCCATCGCTCAGGCGGCGTTCCAGACCATCTGGATGACGAGCGCTCAGAGAAAATCCCCCACCTTCAGCTTTTTAGCTGAGCTGACCAGATAGCAGTTGCCGTgttaaaacaaatcaacaaaattCCTCAccgagaggaagaggaaagactGCGGCTGACCCCTCTCACCCTGGACCCGCGAACAAGAACCCCCTCATACACACACCTGGGCTGTTATCCACCACAATATGTTGACATCATAATGTATAAATATCTTCACTGTCTCTGGTTTATcggttaaaatattaaaataatcgATGTAACTCGATCTATGCCATGATGGGATGCGACTTCAGATTTCAACTGTGATCAATCATGCAACAGcataaaatgtgagaaaagaaTCCACCCAAGACCAGGGAAGCTTATCTTGTTTAGACAGGAAGTGCTCCTGCAAAGCACGGACTATGGAGACTGAATGTGAGAAGGAATAAAAAGAATTCTTTAGCAGGAAAATATATTCTGTCATTCATGTCATAGAGCTATTCAATCAAATACATTCCTATTGAACACACTGCAGCCATCAAGCTGAGCGATGCTGCTACAATAGGAGCTCTCAAACTGAAAGGTGTTTTCAGTTGTCAGAATAACTGACCAGTCCACAAACAGCGACTTAAGTCGTCATAAATCTATAAAACCACCAGACAGGCAGGACTCAGCCTAGAAGTCAAAACGCTGGGAGTGTATGACTGCAGGTTGGGCAGTGAGATTACCACAAAGACGTCCAGATATGAAAAACTCAGGGCAGTATGGAGCTATTCTGGGCAGTGTTGACATAACTTACTCATCTGCCTGTCCCCATAGCTGATGGCTTCTGCTAGAGGACTCCATCCCTGTGCGTTCTTTATCTTGACGGGTGCATTGTGGGCCAGCAGGAGGAGAGCACACTCTGAAGGAAACAAGAATGGAGAGGAAAGTGTTTAACTCCACATcactgtttctttctctgaacTGTTGCCTCTTTTCACAAGTTCATCAAAACAAATTAGGTAATGTTGGGATTGTAACATAAACTTTGTAACACAGGATTTAATGGACGACTTATGCCTGTAAAATCTTATATCTGTTCATTATGTACTGACAAGACTAACACGCATGTGCTCTGCGGGTTTctgtacatttaaaatgctTATTAGTCAGCATAAGCTGACACTCTCTGTCCTTGAAGGGGACTTCTCTCCTTAAACCAAATGCTTCTGTGCTTATACGTGCACTTGATAGTTCATTGggtgcactagtgaaaacaatTCCCTCCTactataacagtcctgcatgaAATCCTAGCCCCATGAATAGTacggtattcagcatttgtttaaaatgactgaGAGTTGTTGATTCGACTGTATTTTCATCCTGGGCTGCGGTTTGTAGTACTAGTGTATTGGATTGTGctgtactgacacatgtttctattatttttgacAACCCATCGTAAAaatgggctaggctaaataacagaaacaacttCTGTTTAGTTTAATATAGTTTAGCAGCACCACAAATCACATTAAGTATGGTCTTACGTATGGTGTTTTTAACATAAACTCAACATTACAACAGTTATATGGGGGTATTCAGTTCTCGACGTTTTCACTAATGTTTTGTCAAATTAATGAAAACTGGTTTCTTTGTCTGTTATCAATGATCTATGTTAGTTTAACTGAGTCTAACTATTATGTTACAACAAATACTATGTTATTACATTATCCCAGATTTGTGGTAAGGAGAACTTgcagtacataaaaaatactctTTCAATGAAGTCGCATTGTGACAGATGCAATTGCCATGGAGCACAGCAGGTTTAGTCCAATATCCTGGGCTGTAGCAAATACCAGGAGATTACCTTTTGAGATGCATTTTGCTTATTTTGGTTAATCCTGTATGAAAAAAATAGGCCGCTGTGACTAAAATCaggttaaatatattttagtaatttaGTAGGTGAGAGCCGCTCTTTGCTCTTTTAATCTAGTATTTGCATTACCTTTTACCTCTTTATCttcattgtctttgttttagtgttGTTTGTTACATTCcttgactattttttttctatttaaatgcGCTTTACAAACTGACACTGACATAGTATGAGACTGTGAAGCCTTACCTTTGTGGCCCAGCATCACAGCCAGGTGAAGAGGTGTGTTCCCTGGAAAAAGGACACACGTTAGATAATGTTTACAGTCAACAAATGCAACCTGGGAACACGCTAAGCGTTTTAACggataatttaaaaacaagctaagctaaatgGAAAAGTGGCATACCGTGTACATCCTTCTGAGAGATGCTGTGGGTCCTGATGAGAGAGGAGAGGCGACGCACGTCTCCCTtgaacacacattcatgcacgGGGAACTCCAAGCCTTCAGTTGTCAGGATAATTGGatttttgttgttatcattGACAATGGTGCCAATTGAAGAGTTGTCGTTGATGTTGTTCGCGTTGAGTTGCTGTTGCAGCGCCGAGGTCTTGGCTGATTTCTGGAAAGCCTTGTTGGACTTGTAATGGTTACCGGTGCCGTTGGGAATAGTCCCGTTAGAGGTCTCGTCGTACGTGTCCAGTATCTCGtcatttttgtttgctttgttgtgGTCCTTCCGCACGGTGCGTATCTTTTCACCTGTCATAATGACTACCGTACGTTGCCAGGGGAACTAATTTACTAGGCTGGTAAAGATGAGGCGCAAATTTGAAAGCCGGTCAGCATTAGCAAATcgacaaatatttaaattcagttgAGCTCCTCGGTTATTAAAGCCAACGCTTTCTCGTAGACGATTGTTCTCTATGATACAAATAACAGTGCACCTGCTACCACCaaacgttagctagctagctcacaataaaaataatatggtGGGTGCGGCgatgaaaacagaaattaatacaaaacaaaacagaacagacacgCACTAAAACAACATATGGTTTAGGATTAGAACGAACCGCTACATCGTTGCCTCCTCCATCGCCTCTCGGATACACGTTTTAAAATGGTATCGACTCAGTTGGCTTTGCGGCAAAATTCAGGCGGTACCACAATGAGCCAGCTGAGCTAG encodes:
- the LOC125010245 gene encoding ankyrin repeat domain-containing protein 13C-like, which codes for MTGEKIRTVRKDHNKANKNDEILDTYDETSNGTIPNGTGNHYKSNKAFQKSAKTSALQQQLNANNINDNSSIGTIVNDNNKNPIILTTEGLEFPVHECVFKGDVRRLSSLIRTHSISQKDVHGNTPLHLAVMLGHKECALLLLAHNAPVKIKNAQGWSPLAEAISYGDRQMITAILRKLKQQSRESVEDKRPKLLKALRELGDFYLELHWDFQSWVPLLSRMLPSDACKIYKQGINIRLDTTLIDFTDMKCQRGDLSFIFNGDAAPSQSFVVLDNEAKVYQRIHHEESEMETEEEVDILMSSDVYSATLSTKSITFSRSQIGWLFREDKTERVGNFVADFYAVNGLVLESRKRREHLSEEDILRNKAIMESLSKGGSISEQNFEPVRRQSLTAPAPNTISWEEYITAEHGKPPHLGRELVCKESKKNFKATVAMSQDFPLGIESLLNVLEVIAPFKHFNKLREFVQMKLPPGFPVKLDIPVFPTITATVTFQEFRYDEFDESIFFIPAEYKEDPSRFPDL